Proteins encoded together in one Desulfurellaceae bacterium window:
- a CDS encoding amidohydrolase family protein, with product MSQPTVISSDSHIVEPPDLYTQGMPAKLLDRAPLIKRYTTEDGKQADAWFLGDVQVATLGAVTQAGRRFEDASSLDFVSIWEDVREGAYQPQAMLAELEMDGIWGAVLQPSQGLFWYHLEDSELLSGICYAYNSWIADFCRANPGRLRGIGMINVDDPQAAGAELKRCAELGLAGAFIPVAPLPGQPYRDPVYEPLWAAAQEYQMPLLFHLATQRANVPGCEISFSFSTFTPAGLRPTQDYWVRYALTDIIFAGVCERYPRIKIGSVEHEISWAPHWLKQMDFTYVNRPVYANYKSKDGFMPSDYWYRNMFGVFQEDEVGVELRHRIGLDNMLWGNDFPHSESTWPKSMEFLDTMFAGVPDHERRQLTYDNAVSLFRFDVPAQ from the coding sequence ATGAGCCAGCCGACGGTGATTTCGAGCGATTCGCATATTGTGGAACCCCCCGATCTGTACACCCAGGGCATGCCGGCCAAGCTGCTGGACCGGGCGCCGCTGATCAAACGCTATACGACCGAGGACGGCAAACAGGCTGACGCGTGGTTCCTGGGCGATGTGCAGGTCGCCACGCTCGGCGCCGTCACCCAGGCCGGGCGCCGCTTTGAGGACGCCAGTAGCCTGGATTTTGTCAGCATTTGGGAAGATGTCAGAGAGGGCGCCTACCAGCCCCAGGCCATGCTGGCCGAGCTTGAGATGGACGGGATTTGGGGCGCGGTGCTCCAGCCCAGCCAGGGCCTGTTCTGGTACCATCTGGAAGACAGCGAACTGCTGTCCGGTATTTGTTACGCCTACAATAGCTGGATTGCCGATTTCTGTCGGGCCAATCCAGGGCGGCTGCGGGGCATCGGCATGATTAATGTCGACGATCCCCAGGCGGCCGGGGCAGAACTCAAGCGGTGTGCCGAGCTGGGGTTGGCCGGGGCGTTCATCCCGGTCGCACCGCTGCCGGGACAGCCGTACCGCGACCCTGTGTATGAGCCGCTGTGGGCGGCCGCCCAGGAGTACCAGATGCCGCTGCTGTTTCACCTGGCCACCCAGCGGGCCAATGTGCCGGGGTGCGAGATTTCGTTCAGCTTCTCGACCTTCACCCCGGCCGGTCTGCGGCCGACCCAAGACTACTGGGTGCGCTACGCCCTGACCGACATCATCTTTGCCGGCGTGTGTGAACGCTATCCACGGATTAAGATCGGCTCGGTCGAGCACGAGATTTCGTGGGCGCCGCACTGGCTCAAACAGATGGACTTCACCTATGTCAACCGCCCGGTGTACGCCAACTACAAGTCCAAGGACGGTTTCATGCCGAGCGACTACTGGTACCGCAATATGTTTGGCGTCTTTCAGGAAGACGAGGTGGGCGTTGAGCTGCGCCACCGCATCGGTCTCGACAACATGCTGTGGGGCAATGACTTTCCCCACTCGGAATCGACCTGGCCCAAGTCGATGGAGTTCCTGGACACCATGTTTGCCGGTGTGCCCGACCACGAGCGGCGCCAGCTGACCTATGACAACGCGGTCAGCCTGTTTCGCTTCGATGTGCCGGCCCAATGA
- a CDS encoding glutathione S-transferase family protein yields the protein MQLYDHPLSPNCRKVRVYCAEKSLQLALRPVDLLGGEQRGPDFLQRNPFGAIPILELDDGTVIPESLTIIEYLEELHPAPPLLGHDPLSRALVRAWERRAELGVILQGTRRFLHSSPYFAARGVEQNPKVVEEAGGVLRARLSLFDAHLQHSEWLAEDFSLADISLMVGIDFIAQSDFQLDPAWTHLTRWYETMQQRPSAGA from the coding sequence ATGCAGCTGTACGATCATCCACTGTCGCCGAACTGTCGCAAGGTGCGTGTCTATTGTGCCGAAAAGAGCCTTCAACTGGCTCTGCGACCGGTTGACCTGCTGGGCGGCGAGCAACGCGGCCCGGATTTTCTGCAACGCAACCCGTTTGGCGCCATCCCGATCCTCGAACTCGACGACGGCACGGTCATCCCGGAATCCTTGACCATTATTGAGTATCTGGAAGAACTCCACCCTGCGCCCCCGCTGCTGGGCCACGATCCCCTCAGCCGAGCCCTGGTCCGCGCCTGGGAACGGCGGGCAGAACTGGGGGTGATCCTCCAGGGCACGCGGCGCTTTCTGCACTCCAGCCCGTATTTTGCGGCGCGCGGAGTGGAACAGAATCCCAAGGTTGTGGAGGAGGCCGGCGGCGTGCTCAGGGCTCGCCTCAGCCTGTTCGATGCGCATCTCCAGCACTCCGAGTGGCTGGCGGAGGATTTTTCGCTGGCCGACATCAGCCTGATGGTCGGCATCGACTTTATTGCCCAGTCGGACTTTCAACTCGACCCGGCCTGGACGCACCTGACACGCTGGTACGAAACGATGCAGCAGCGCCCCAGCGCCGGAGCCTGA